In the genome of Gloeotrichia echinulata CP02, one region contains:
- a CDS encoding MFS transporter produces MNIKINQKPLLLPALRSRNYRLYFAGQGISLIGTWMTQLATIWLVYHITNSALMLGVVGFTSQIPSFFLAPFGGVFVDRFSRYRTLIGTQILAMIQSLALAVLTLTGVIEVWHIIALSLFQGLINALDGPARQAFVPEMIEKREDLANAIAINSTMINGARLIGPAIGGLLIASIGVGYCFLLDGLSYIAVLIALLAMKIKHTKIPVTQGNVWQKIKEGFVYAFGFTPIKAILLLSALVSFMGMQYTVILPIFVKEILKSGPETLGFLMAASGVGALMGGIYLVTRQTVLGLGKLLSWAPISLGMGLIGLSLSHFLPLSLFTMLFVGLGTILQIASSNTILQTIVEDDKRGRVMSLYGMSFLGMVPLGNLWGGLVANQIGAANTLMIDGIVCILGALLFARHLPSLREIIRPIYEQKGILTSGKT; encoded by the coding sequence ATGAATATCAAAATCAACCAAAAACCGTTGCTTTTACCTGCATTAAGGTCACGAAATTACCGTCTGTATTTTGCTGGACAAGGTATTTCTTTAATTGGGACGTGGATGACACAATTGGCGACAATTTGGTTAGTTTATCACATCACAAATTCAGCTTTAATGCTGGGGGTTGTGGGATTTACTAGTCAAATTCCGAGCTTTTTTCTAGCTCCTTTTGGTGGGGTGTTTGTAGATCGGTTTTCTCGTTATCGTACTTTAATAGGTACACAAATTTTAGCGATGATTCAGTCATTAGCACTAGCAGTGTTGACGCTGACTGGTGTAATTGAAGTGTGGCACATCATCGCCTTAAGTTTATTCCAAGGATTGATTAATGCATTAGATGGACCTGCACGACAAGCATTTGTCCCAGAAATGATCGAAAAAAGAGAAGATTTAGCCAATGCGATCGCTATCAATTCAACGATGATCAATGGTGCGCGATTAATTGGTCCAGCGATTGGGGGTTTATTGATAGCGAGTATCGGAGTAGGTTACTGTTTTCTGTTAGATGGTTTGAGTTATATTGCTGTTCTCATTGCTTTATTGGCAATGAAAATTAAACATACAAAAATCCCAGTAACTCAGGGTAATGTCTGGCAAAAAATCAAAGAGGGATTTGTGTATGCCTTTGGGTTTACACCAATTAAAGCAATTTTGTTGCTATCAGCGTTAGTGAGTTTTATGGGAATGCAATATACTGTAATTTTACCAATTTTTGTGAAAGAAATTCTGAAAAGTGGACCAGAAACATTAGGGTTTTTGATGGCTGCATCGGGTGTTGGAGCTTTGATGGGGGGAATTTATTTAGTGACGCGACAAACAGTATTAGGACTAGGTAAATTGTTGTCATGGGCGCCAATAAGTTTAGGGATGGGGTTAATAGGGCTTTCTTTATCCCACTTTTTACCATTGTCGTTATTCACAATGTTGTTCGTAGGGTTGGGAACAATTCTGCAAATCGCCTCTAGCAACACAATTTTACAAACAATTGTAGAAGATGACAAACGCGGACGAGTCATGAGCTTATACGGAATGTCATTTTTAGGAATGGTGCCTTTGGGTAATTTATGGGGAGGGCTTGTAGCGAATCAAATTGGTGCTGCTAATACATTAATGATTGATGGGATAGTTTGTATTTTGGGAGCGTTATTATTTGCGAGACATTTACCGTCTTTAAGAGAAATTATCCGCCCAATTTATGAACAGAAAGGTATTCTCACAAGTGGTAAGACTTAA
- a CDS encoding AAA family ATPase translates to MDFRDEFKLLLRARYPLIYIPTYEEERVEAAIREEAANQGNRPVYTWDFVDGYQGNPNDAGFGRRNPLQALEFVEKLSASAPAVLILRDYHRFLDDVAIARKLRNLSRLLKSQPKNIVLLSPRIAIPDDLTEVLTVVEFPLPAAAEIKTEVERLLQATSNSLSAKILDDLVRSCQGLSLERIRRVLAKAIATHGELLPEDVDLVLEEKRQTIRQTQILDFYPATEQISDIGGLDNLKDWLLRRGGSFTERARQYGLPHPRGLMLVGIQGTGKSLTAKAIAHHWHLPLLRLDVGRLFGGLVGESESRTRQMIQVAEALAPCVLWIDEIDKAFSGLGSKGDAGTTSRVFGTFITWLAEKTSPVFVVATANDIQALPPEMLRKGRFDEIFFVGLPTQEERKAIFNVHLSRLRPHNLKNYEIDRLAYETPDFSGAEIEQTLIEAMHIGFSQNRDFTNDDILEAASQIIPLARTAVEQIQQLQEWAAAGRARLASKHSPLSDRLKRNQ, encoded by the coding sequence ATGGACTTCCGTGATGAGTTTAAACTGCTATTACGTGCCCGCTATCCCTTGATTTATATTCCCACATATGAAGAGGAACGGGTAGAAGCAGCTATTCGGGAAGAAGCAGCAAATCAGGGTAATCGTCCTGTGTATACTTGGGATTTTGTCGATGGCTATCAGGGAAACCCAAATGATGCGGGGTTTGGTCGTCGTAACCCCCTACAAGCTTTGGAATTTGTGGAAAAATTATCAGCATCTGCGCCGGCGGTGTTGATTCTGCGAGATTATCATCGCTTTTTAGATGATGTGGCGATCGCTCGCAAACTCCGCAATTTGTCCCGACTGCTCAAGTCTCAACCGAAAAATATTGTCTTACTTTCGCCCCGGATTGCGATTCCTGACGATTTAACCGAAGTGCTGACGGTGGTGGAGTTTCCCTTACCCGCCGCAGCAGAAATTAAAACGGAGGTGGAACGTTTGCTGCAAGCTACGAGTAACTCTCTTTCAGCAAAAATTCTAGATGACTTAGTGCGCTCTTGTCAAGGGCTGTCGCTGGAAAGGATTCGCCGCGTCTTAGCCAAGGCCATCGCCACCCACGGCGAATTGCTACCAGAAGACGTGGATTTAGTTCTTGAAGAAAAACGTCAAACTATCCGCCAAACCCAAATCCTCGACTTTTACCCCGCCACTGAGCAAATTTCTGATATTGGTGGGTTAGATAACCTCAAAGATTGGCTACTACGTCGGGGAGGCTCATTTACAGAACGAGCGCGGCAGTATGGATTACCCCATCCCCGTGGTTTAATGTTGGTGGGGATACAGGGAACGGGGAAATCTTTAACAGCAAAGGCGATCGCTCATCATTGGCATTTACCATTATTACGCCTGGATGTCGGGCGATTATTCGGTGGTTTGGTCGGCGAATCAGAATCCCGCACCCGTCAAATGATCCAGGTAGCCGAAGCCCTCGCCCCTTGTGTATTGTGGATTGATGAAATAGATAAAGCCTTTTCAGGGCTTGGTAGTAAAGGAGATGCGGGCACCACTAGCCGGGTATTTGGCACATTTATTACCTGGTTAGCCGAAAAAACCTCACCCGTGTTTGTCGTCGCTACCGCCAACGACATCCAAGCCTTACCGCCAGAAATGCTGCGTAAAGGAAGATTTGACGAGATTTTCTTTGTCGGTTTACCCACCCAAGAAGAAAGAAAAGCAATTTTTAACGTCCATTTATCCCGACTGCGCCCCCATAACTTAAAAAATTATGAAATTGACAGATTAGCATACGAAACCCCCGATTTTTCCGGAGCCGAGATTGAGCAAACATTGATTGAAGCGATGCATATAGGGTTTAGTCAAAATCGCGACTTTACTAACGACGACATTTTAGAAGCAGCCAGCCAGATTATTCCCCTAGCGCGGACCGCCGTCGAGCAAATCCAGCAACTACAAGAATGGGCTGCTGCTGGAAGGGCGCGGTTAGCATCGAAACATAGCCCCTTGAGCGATCGCCTCAAGCGCAATCAATAG
- a CDS encoding peptidoglycan-binding protein: MEALGYLHLASVYEESESIEVVPLGVNFKFWQRKKLSSAAAMRLLSVALTMSLLSLAGQALAIEKIGNNGPGVTYIQRCLSKLGYFRGPVTGKFGSLTQQAVISFQQANRLTADGVVGTGSQRILQQACQIRTQSNNIRQNSTANVSGELRLGSRGPAVSQLQQRLQKSGHFNGPITGYYGPKTQEAVIRSQQSSRTRMNTRIAPASTTQAFFNNPSEGGEYPVIFEGSNGPTVTRLQQRLQQLGYFNANPTGNFGTITRDAVMAFQRNYGIPANGIANQQTWNALMGSQSQALSRPSLSAQEVTELQERLRDLGYLRANPTGNFGAMTRDALIQFQRDYRLSADGIADTQILQAVRQVWQDRYAKQPARNYLTIGDSGQNVRAVQERLLQLGFFNANPNGNFDENTRAYVYSFQQYSRLNPTGIVDAQTWQALGLNTSPVDNRGDKNRYVVIVPVRNADTLNRVRQYMPNAVVDKSGLGDYVNAGAFGDRIAAEQHSKILRSYGLDARVQFF, encoded by the coding sequence ATGGAAGCACTTGGTTATCTTCATCTTGCCTCAGTCTATGAGGAATCTGAAAGCATCGAGGTTGTTCCTCTGGGAGTTAATTTTAAATTTTGGCAGAGAAAAAAACTGTCTAGTGCTGCAGCTATGCGTTTATTGTCTGTAGCATTAACGATGTCGCTGCTGAGTTTAGCTGGACAGGCTTTAGCAATTGAGAAAATAGGAAATAATGGCCCTGGAGTTACATATATCCAGAGATGTTTAAGCAAATTAGGCTATTTCCGTGGTCCAGTTACCGGTAAGTTTGGTTCCTTAACTCAGCAGGCGGTCATTAGCTTTCAGCAAGCTAATAGGCTAACCGCTGATGGGGTTGTGGGGACAGGAAGTCAACGAATTTTGCAACAAGCTTGTCAGATTAGAACCCAAAGTAATAATATCAGACAAAACTCTACTGCTAATGTCAGCGGTGAGTTGCGATTGGGTAGCAGAGGTCCAGCGGTCTCCCAACTACAACAAAGGTTGCAGAAATCAGGGCATTTTAACGGCCCCATCACAGGCTATTATGGCCCAAAGACTCAAGAGGCGGTCATCCGTTCCCAGCAATCTTCGAGAACGCGGATGAATACAAGAATTGCTCCAGCCAGCACCACACAAGCATTTTTCAATAATCCCAGCGAAGGTGGTGAATATCCGGTAATCTTTGAAGGTAGTAATGGCCCTACAGTGACAAGGTTGCAGCAACGCTTGCAGCAATTAGGCTATTTTAATGCTAATCCCACAGGAAATTTTGGGACAATCACCAGAGATGCGGTGATGGCGTTCCAGCGAAATTATGGCATACCAGCCAATGGGATTGCCAATCAACAAACTTGGAATGCACTAATGGGTTCTCAAAGTCAAGCGCTCTCTAGGCCTAGTCTTTCTGCACAGGAAGTAACAGAATTACAAGAGCGTTTGCGGGATTTGGGATACTTGAGGGCTAATCCTACGGGTAATTTTGGCGCCATGACTAGGGATGCTCTGATCCAATTCCAGCGAGATTATCGACTATCTGCCGATGGAATTGCCGATACACAAATTTTACAAGCAGTACGTCAAGTCTGGCAAGATCGATATGCTAAACAACCAGCCAGAAATTATCTTACTATCGGTGACAGTGGTCAGAATGTCAGAGCAGTCCAAGAGCGATTATTGCAATTAGGCTTCTTTAATGCTAATCCTAATGGTAATTTTGATGAAAACACTAGGGCATATGTGTACTCATTCCAGCAATATTCCCGACTCAATCCAACTGGGATTGTAGATGCTCAAACTTGGCAAGCATTAGGATTGAATACTTCTCCTGTGGATAATCGTGGTGATAAGAATCGCTATGTAGTCATAGTACCAGTTCGTAATGCTGATACTCTCAATAGAGTCCGACAATATATGCCGAATGCTGTTGTGGATAAATCCGGTTTGGGCGATTATGTAAATGCTGGCGCATTTGGCGATCGCATCGCTGCAGAACAGCACTCAAAAATTCTCCGCTCCTACGGTTTAGACGCAAGGGTGCAATTCTTTTAA
- a CDS encoding SH3 domain-containing protein — MVSGLLKFILGFLMAIAILIGGGVVVALYFINRTAIAPPKPVFVNDNPPTKTNAPTQKPSQPTPTSTPKASATPTPTPSPTTTESPKSLPPGAYQGRVSWAEGLGLRAEPKQDAQRVGGVAFNQKIIILEESDDKAWQKIRVEGTNQEGWVKAGNTERSEQQNDAQQPEKPPQQQ, encoded by the coding sequence ATGGTTTCTGGCTTACTAAAATTTATACTGGGGTTTTTAATGGCGATCGCCATCTTAATCGGTGGCGGTGTTGTAGTTGCACTCTATTTCATAAATCGCACCGCTATCGCCCCTCCCAAACCTGTTTTTGTCAACGATAATCCCCCAACCAAAACCAACGCGCCAACACAAAAGCCGTCGCAACCTACACCCACCTCTACACCTAAAGCTTCTGCGACTCCCACCCCCACTCCATCCCCCACAACAACAGAATCACCAAAGTCATTACCACCGGGAGCTTACCAAGGTCGTGTGAGTTGGGCTGAAGGCTTGGGTTTGCGAGCCGAACCAAAACAAGATGCTCAACGTGTTGGTGGCGTCGCCTTTAATCAAAAAATTATCATCTTGGAAGAAAGCGACGATAAAGCCTGGCAAAAAATTCGCGTCGAAGGTACAAATCAAGAAGGTTGGGTCAAAGCCGGCAATACCGAACGCTCTGAACAACAAAACGACGCACAACAGCCAGAAAAGCCACCGCAACAACAATAA
- a CDS encoding class I SAM-dependent methyltransferase yields MIYKPNQRLKLDDTDDQQFYAYPRFVTHVDESFIQQLTDLYSQRLKPNTRILDMMSSWVSHLPEEMEFGHIEGHGLNAEELGRNPRLNHYFVQNINENPQLPLQDQDFDAVLNCVSVQYIQYPEAIFSEIHRILKPGGVAIISFSNRMFFQKAIQAWRDASEATRVELVKRYFASVPGFTTAEVIVNRSTAPYFLQWLGASGSDPFYAVIAYRS; encoded by the coding sequence ATGATATATAAACCAAATCAACGGCTGAAGCTAGATGATACAGACGATCAGCAGTTTTATGCCTATCCGCGCTTCGTCACCCATGTTGATGAAAGCTTTATTCAACAGCTAACAGATTTATATAGCCAGCGACTCAAACCCAACACCCGCATTTTAGATATGATGAGCAGCTGGGTGTCCCATCTACCAGAAGAGATGGAATTTGGACATATTGAGGGACACGGACTCAACGCCGAGGAACTAGGACGGAATCCCCGGTTAAATCATTACTTTGTGCAAAATATCAACGAAAATCCCCAGCTACCCTTGCAGGATCAAGATTTTGATGCCGTTCTCAACTGTGTTTCAGTACAATATATACAGTATCCAGAGGCGATATTTTCCGAAATCCATCGCATCCTGAAACCTGGTGGTGTTGCCATTATCAGCTTTTCTAATCGGATGTTTTTTCAAAAGGCGATTCAAGCTTGGCGCGATGCTTCAGAAGCAACTAGAGTGGAATTAGTCAAACGCTACTTTGCTTCAGTACCAGGATTTACGACCGCAGAGGTAATTGTCAATCGATCAACAGCACCCTATTTTCTTCAATGGTTGGGCGCTAGCGGCTCAGATCCATTTTATGCTGTCATCGCTTACCGCAGTTAA
- a CDS encoding MarR family transcriptional regulator produces MVSTPNDAEILESWQQVLAPYNLGYRIKLLSQLFGRKFTEKLEPFGLTPFHWLVLCCLWQEDGLPTSSIGDKLQQVGGTLTGVLDRMEERGLVRRERDVHDRRIWRIWLTDAGKELEKILPPIAAQLRDMAMFGISAAECELFSQLLNRAIANLS; encoded by the coding sequence ATGGTTTCTACACCTAATGATGCCGAAATTTTAGAGTCGTGGCAGCAAGTTTTAGCACCATACAACCTGGGCTATAGAATCAAATTGCTATCACAGCTATTCGGACGCAAGTTTACTGAAAAGCTAGAACCCTTTGGATTGACGCCATTTCACTGGTTGGTGTTATGTTGTTTGTGGCAAGAAGATGGTTTACCTACTTCCAGCATTGGAGACAAACTCCAGCAGGTGGGAGGTACTTTAACTGGCGTTCTAGATCGGATGGAAGAACGCGGTTTGGTACGTCGTGAACGGGATGTTCATGATCGCCGTATCTGGCGCATCTGGCTAACGGATGCGGGGAAGGAACTAGAAAAAATCTTACCACCAATTGCGGCCCAATTGCGTGATATGGCGATGTTTGGTATTTCCGCTGCTGAATGTGAGCTATTTTCGCAACTCCTGAATCGGGCGATCGCCAACCTCTCTTAA
- a CDS encoding SMC family ATPase encodes MIPVQLILKNFLSYRDATLDFRGLHTACICGANGAGKSSLLEAITWAIWGESRAATEDDVIHSGSKEVRVDFTFESNQQKYRVIRTRVRSGTGALEFQIETPSGFRPLTGKGVRATQDLIQEHIKLDYDTFINSAYLRQGRADEFMLKRPNERKEILAELLKLNQYDELEEKAKESSRQFKIRAEELERSLESVKTQLQQREITITQTGELEAELNQLQQLQAVDNIQLQNLQVVQHQRQTKIEQLHFVRQQYQNLTQDCDRLHQEHSAVKSQLSGLEAILHQEAEIKAGYLEYQSLQSQEEAFAAKFEAYSRAQQSRQQLQQQLTKEIYQIERQLQQAQAQLEALEQQEREIQQTLTKSGEVEAGLAQLATARQRVAHLDELQMRVSPLLQQRATLQSQLDRYHAGIVARLEQLQATENQLQRASRRQPQLQQAVMDVAVQIEELDKKRVYLQRVQEKGHERRNFIERLQAHQRDYEKQIAELEQKLQMLQNPNALCPLCERPLDEHHWNRVVEKTDTELQDTQGQFWVVREQMAVSDREIQVLRQEYRDISQQLASYDKLREQRGQLAAQLEATSDVQQQLQQIATEKEHLERSLQAGNYATDKQSELQQLDQYLQQLNYNEKDHALARSEVERWRWAEIKLQQIKDASKRQAVLAARKPELIATIAQLQARIQHQQTDSDSSQQIAALERHIEEIGYSSQQHNNLRIAVRQGQSWQLRYQQLLSAQQQYPQLQTRLQELESAKNTRLTERETLKTHIDTISQQLEETGNPTTQLQALEQQLAIRRRQLDEKISKLGRLQQLAHQLETLQIQFSQQQQQLQSCKHQHRVYQELVQAFGKNGIQALMIENVLPQLEAETNQLLSRLSANQLHVQFITQRAGRNGKSSKKNVKLIDTLDILIADARGTRAYETYSGGEAFRINFAIRLALAKLLAQRAGAALQLLIIDEGFGTQDAEGCDRLIASINAIASDFACILTVTHMPHLKEAFQARIEVNKNQQGSQLRLLI; translated from the coding sequence ATGATCCCAGTACAACTTATCCTTAAAAACTTCCTCAGTTACCGTGATGCAACTTTAGATTTTCGCGGTCTGCATACAGCTTGTATTTGTGGTGCCAATGGTGCAGGTAAGTCTTCCCTTCTGGAAGCGATTACTTGGGCTATTTGGGGTGAAAGCCGCGCTGCTACTGAAGATGATGTGATCCATTCTGGGTCTAAAGAAGTTCGGGTGGATTTCACTTTTGAAAGTAATCAGCAAAAATATCGGGTGATTCGCACTCGTGTTCGCAGTGGAACTGGCGCCCTGGAATTTCAAATCGAAACACCTTCTGGGTTTCGTCCACTAACTGGTAAAGGGGTCAGGGCGACACAAGATTTAATTCAAGAACACATCAAGCTAGATTATGATACTTTTATTAATTCTGCCTACCTACGTCAAGGTCGTGCAGATGAATTCATGCTGAAGCGACCGAATGAACGTAAGGAAATTTTGGCCGAGTTGTTGAAACTCAATCAGTATGATGAGTTGGAAGAAAAGGCCAAGGAATCGTCACGTCAGTTTAAAATCCGGGCTGAAGAACTAGAGCGTTCTTTGGAATCGGTTAAAACTCAGCTACAACAACGTGAGATTACCATAACCCAAACCGGAGAATTAGAAGCTGAACTCAACCAACTGCAACAGTTACAAGCTGTTGATAATATTCAACTGCAAAATTTACAAGTTGTCCAACACCAGCGACAAACAAAAATAGAACAACTGCATTTTGTTAGACAACAATATCAAAATCTCACCCAAGATTGCGATCGCCTCCACCAAGAACACTCAGCGGTTAAGAGTCAGCTATCAGGTTTAGAAGCAATATTACATCAGGAAGCTGAAATTAAAGCTGGATATCTCGAATATCAAAGCCTGCAATCTCAAGAAGAAGCCTTTGCTGCTAAATTTGAAGCATACAGCCGCGCTCAACAGTCTCGCCAACAACTGCAACAACAGCTTACCAAAGAAATTTACCAAATCGAACGGCAACTGCAACAAGCCCAAGCCCAACTGGAAGCTTTAGAGCAACAAGAGCGAGAAATTCAGCAAACACTCACCAAATCAGGGGAAGTAGAAGCCGGTTTAGCACAACTAGCAACAGCCCGTCAGCGGGTGGCTCATTTAGATGAATTGCAAATGCGCGTCAGTCCCTTATTGCAACAACGAGCAACTTTACAAAGTCAACTAGATCGCTATCATGCTGGTATAGTAGCACGACTTGAACAACTGCAAGCGACAGAAAATCAACTCCAACGCGCCTCACGCCGCCAACCGCAGCTACAACAAGCGGTGATGGATGTGGCAGTGCAAATCGAAGAATTGGACAAAAAACGGGTTTATTTGCAACGAGTCCAGGAAAAAGGACATGAAAGGCGTAATTTTATCGAACGTCTCCAAGCTCATCAGCGGGACTATGAAAAACAAATCGCCGAACTAGAGCAAAAACTGCAAATGCTCCAGAACCCCAATGCGCTTTGTCCATTGTGTGAGCGTCCCCTCGATGAACATCACTGGAATCGGGTGGTAGAAAAAACCGATACTGAGTTACAGGATACTCAAGGGCAATTTTGGGTAGTCCGCGAACAGATGGCTGTATCAGATAGAGAAATTCAGGTACTGAGGCAAGAATACCGCGATATTTCTCAACAATTGGCAAGTTATGATAAATTACGCGAACAGCGGGGACAGTTAGCCGCACAGTTGGAAGCGACAAGCGATGTCCAACAACAGCTACAACAAATTGCAACCGAAAAGGAGCATTTAGAGCGATCGCTCCAAGCTGGTAATTATGCGACTGACAAGCAAAGCGAACTGCAGCAGTTAGACCAGTATCTGCAACAATTAAATTATAATGAGAAAGACCATGCCCTCGCTCGTAGTGAAGTTGAGCGTTGGCGATGGGCAGAAATTAAACTCCAGCAGATTAAAGATGCTAGCAAGCGCCAAGCTGTACTAGCAGCCCGAAAACCAGAACTTATAGCCACAATTGCCCAATTACAAGCCAGAATCCAGCATCAGCAAACTGATTCTGATAGCTCCCAGCAAATCGCTGCTCTCGAACGTCACATTGAGGAAATTGGTTACAGTTCCCAACAGCACAATAACCTGCGGATAGCTGTACGTCAAGGACAATCTTGGCAATTACGCTATCAACAGCTATTATCAGCCCAGCAACAGTATCCCCAACTGCAGACGAGATTACAAGAGTTAGAGTCTGCGAAAAACACCAGATTGACTGAGCGAGAAACACTCAAAACCCATATCGACACCATTAGCCAACAGCTAGAAGAAACCGGAAACCCAACTACCCAACTTCAAGCCTTAGAGCAGCAACTAGCTATACGCAGACGCCAACTCGACGAGAAAATCTCGAAGCTGGGGCGTTTACAACAGCTAGCACACCAGCTAGAAACACTGCAAATTCAGTTTTCTCAACAGCAGCAGCAATTGCAATCCTGCAAACATCAACACCGTGTTTATCAGGAATTAGTCCAGGCATTCGGTAAAAATGGCATCCAAGCACTGATGATTGAAAATGTGTTACCGCAACTGGAAGCCGAGACAAATCAACTACTTTCGCGATTGAGTGCCAATCAGCTACATGTTCAATTTATTACCCAAAGAGCGGGACGCAATGGCAAATCAAGCAAGAAAAATGTCAAACTGATAGACACCTTGGATATTTTAATTGCTGACGCCAGAGGGACACGAGCTTATGAAACATACTCTGGTGGAGAAGCCTTTAGAATTAACTTTGCCATCCGTCTGGCCTTAGCGAAATTATTGGCACAGCGAGCGGGTGCGGCCTTGCAATTATTGATTATCGATGAAGGCTTTGGGACTCAAGACGCCGAAGGGTGCGATCGCTTGATTGCGTCCATAAATGCGATCGCCTCCGATTTCGCCTGCATCCTCACCGTCACCCACATGCCCCACCTTAAAGAAGCCTTCCAAGCTCGAATTGAAGTCAATAAAAACCAGCAAGGTTCGCAGTTACGTTTATTGATTTAA
- a CDS encoding EAL domain-containing protein encodes MILLLMVVLFTCLGAKIIAFMLTNLCVLKGSDIPTTKQTIIEFVSKNDRQENIKTSNFIQEVTRNSSARYLTALHREIAERKRLQIELEKSLALQRATLEAITDGILVVDSEGKVTDFNQKLLQMWRIPQSLMASGNCREMLKVAMKELVCPRQYLGIVRKLRLNPGATICEAIAFKDGRVLECYSQPHCIDCNIVGRIWSFRDVTAVKLPATIDYQPFHDPLTNLPNRVLFNERLSESLVQAHQNGGKLAVCFLDLDRFKTINHTLGHSVGDQLLQSIAQRLIKCLRGSDTIARWGGDEFTLILPEISVLMDVAHIQERILTALKPGFHIENHHLHISASIGIALYPMHGEDPETLMKHAEAALHSVKSQGRNNYQFYHSTINSQASELLLLENSLHHALERQELEVYYQPQVNSTTGEITKIEALLRWRHAELGVIPPEKFIPLAEETGLIVPIGEWVLRTACAQNKAWQDVLGIRSLTVAVNLSARQFQQKNLVNMVAQVLSKTKLNPHCLELEITESAAMQNLDLTKTTLSKLNNMGVSISIDDFGTGYSSLSYLKNFPIHSLKIDRSFVRDLTSDTNNAAITTAIIALARGLNLAVVAEGVETEEQCNILRILQCEVMQGYLFSRPLSAEDATRLLRKFQSRTVKSSCLVA; translated from the coding sequence ATGATACTATTATTGATGGTTGTATTATTTACCTGCTTAGGAGCGAAAATAATTGCTTTCATGCTAACAAATTTATGCGTGTTAAAAGGTAGCGATATACCAACAACCAAACAGACAATTATTGAATTTGTCTCTAAAAATGATCGACAAGAAAACATCAAAACTAGCAACTTTATCCAAGAAGTTACTCGTAATTCTAGCGCTCGCTATCTAACTGCATTGCACAGAGAGATAGCCGAACGTAAGCGTCTGCAAATAGAACTTGAAAAATCCCTGGCTTTGCAACGAGCAACACTCGAAGCGATTACCGACGGTATATTAGTCGTAGATAGTGAAGGTAAGGTTACAGACTTTAATCAAAAGTTACTCCAGATGTGGCGTATCCCGCAATCTCTGATGGCGTCAGGGAATTGTCGAGAAATGCTGAAAGTAGCGATGAAAGAGTTAGTTTGTCCGAGACAATATCTTGGTATTGTGCGAAAATTACGCCTGAACCCAGGCGCAACAATTTGTGAAGCGATCGCATTTAAAGATGGCAGAGTACTTGAATGTTACTCTCAACCGCATTGCATTGATTGCAACATCGTTGGAAGAATCTGGAGTTTTCGGGATGTCACCGCTGTTAAGTTACCAGCCACTATCGACTATCAACCTTTCCACGACCCTTTGACCAATTTACCTAACCGAGTGCTATTCAACGAGCGACTTTCTGAGTCGTTAGTACAAGCACATCAAAATGGCGGTAAATTAGCTGTGTGTTTTTTAGACTTAGACCGTTTCAAAACCATCAACCATACACTAGGTCATAGCGTTGGAGATCAATTACTGCAAAGTATTGCTCAACGCCTGATTAAATGTCTGCGAGGTAGTGATACCATTGCTCGTTGGGGAGGTGACGAATTCACCTTAATTTTGCCAGAAATTAGCGTTCTTATGGATGTAGCCCATATACAAGAACGCATATTGACAGCTTTAAAACCGGGATTTCATATAGAAAATCACCACTTGCATATCAGCGCCAGTATTGGTATTGCGCTCTATCCTATGCATGGTGAAGATCCAGAAACCCTGATGAAACATGCCGAAGCTGCATTACATAGCGTCAAGTCACAAGGACGCAATAACTATCAGTTTTATCACTCAACTATAAATTCTCAAGCTTCAGAATTATTACTTTTGGAAAATAGTTTACACCATGCTTTAGAGCGCCAAGAATTAGAGGTTTATTACCAACCACAAGTTAATAGTACCACGGGTGAAATTACAAAAATTGAAGCTTTACTGCGTTGGCGACACGCTGAACTAGGTGTAATTCCTCCAGAAAAGTTTATCCCGCTAGCAGAAGAAACCGGACTAATTGTACCCATTGGGGAATGGGTTTTAAGAACTGCCTGCGCTCAAAATAAAGCTTGGCAGGATGTCTTGGGTATTCGATCACTAACGGTAGCTGTTAACCTTTCTGCACGACAATTTCAGCAAAAAAACTTAGTCAATATGGTAGCACAGGTATTGTCAAAAACCAAATTAAATCCCCATTGTTTGGAGCTAGAAATTACCGAAAGTGCTGCTATGCAAAATCTTGATTTAACTAAAACAACTTTAAGCAAATTAAATAACATGGGTGTCTCAATTTCCATAGACGATTTTGGTACGGGATATAGTTCTTTGAGTTATCTCAAAAATTTTCCCATCCACAGCCTAAAAATTGATCGCTCTTTTGTCCGAGATTTGACTAGTGACACTAATAATGCGGCGATTACAACTGCGATCATAGCCTTAGCCCGTGGACTTAATCTAGCAGTTGTCGCCGAAGGAGTGGAAACAGAAGAACAGTGTAATATATTACGAATTCTCCAATGTGAAGTCATGCAAGGTTATCTTTTCAGTCGCCCCTTATCAGCAGAAGATGCTACAAGGCTACTGAGAAAATTTCAATCTCGCACAGTTAAGTCATCTTGTTTAGTGGCTTAA